A genomic segment from Fusarium fujikuroi IMI 58289 draft genome, chromosome FFUJ_chr04 encodes:
- a CDS encoding probable pyruvate decarboxylase has translation MSSSNLQKPIDVAEYLFKRLYEVGVRSVHGVPGDYNLVALDYLPQCNLKWVGSVNELNAAYAADGYARVTKMAALITTFGVGELSAVNGVAGSYSEHIPVVHIVGCPSTISQRDQMLLHHTLGNGDFDVFANMSAQISCNVAKLNKPSEIAEQIDTALRTCWLRSRPVYIMVPTDMVQEKVEGARLDTPIDLSEPQNDPGNEDFVVDEILKAMYAAQRPVILVDSCAIRHRVVKEVHQLIDKLDLPVFVTPMGKGAVNEDHPNYGGVFAGDGSHPARAQSIVEGSDLLLTIGALKSDFNTTGFSYRTSQINSVDFHSTHCKVRYSTYPGVAMRGVLRKIIDRVDPKSMPAPSIPEVRNEVEKNTDGSEIITQAWLWPRVGEYLIPNDIVVTETGTANFGIWDTRFPRNVTALSQVLWGSIGWSVGACQGAALAAKDAGKEGRTILFVGDGSFQLTAQELSTMIRHHLKPTIFVICNDGFTIERFIHGMDAVYNDINNWKYKDLVSVFGGEKTCKTFQIKTKTELNELLTDKEFNAAECLQFVELYMPREDAPRALIMTAEASARNNAKKH, from the exons ATGAGCAGCTCCAACCTCCAAAAGCCAATTGACGTGGCTGAATACCTCTTCAAGCGTCTCTACGAAGTCGGTGTTCGATCTGTTCACGGTGTTCCCGGCGACTACAACCTCGTCGCCCTCGACTATCTTCCTCAATGCAACCTCAAGTGGGTCGGCAGTGTTAACGAGCTTAACGCTG CCTACGCTGCTGATGGATATGCCCGTGTCACCAAGATGGCTGctctcatcaccaccttCGGTGTTGGTGAGCTCTCTGCCGTCAACGGCGTTGCTGGCTCTTACTCCGAGCACATCCCCGTCGTCCACATTGTTGGATGCCCTTCTACCATCTCTCAGCGTGACCAGATGCTTCTTCACCACACTCTCGGAAACGGTGACTTTGATGTCTTTGCCAACATGAGCGCTCAAATCTCTTGCAACGtcgccaagctcaacaagcccTCCGAGATTGCCGAGCAGATTGATACTGCTCTCCGCACTTGCTGGCTCCGCTCTCGCCCCGTCTACATCATGGTCCCTACCGATATGGTccaggagaaggttgagggtgCTCGACTTGACACCCCCATCGACCTGTCTGAGCCTCAAAACGACCCCGGTAACGAGGACTtcgtcgttgatgagatcctcaaggctATGTACGCTGCTCAGCGCCCTGTCATCCTTGTCGATTCTTGTGCTATCCGCCATCGTGTTGTCAAGGAGGTTCACCAGCTCATTGACAAGCTCGACCTTCCCGTCTTTGTTACCCCCATGGGTAAAGGTGCTGTGAACGAGGACCACCCAAACTATGGTGGTGTCTTCGCTGGCGACGGCTCTCACCCCGCTCGTGCCCAGTCTATCGTTGAGGGCTCTGATCTCCTTCTCACCATTGGTGCTCTCAAGAGTgacttcaacaccaccggTTTCTCTTACCGCACATCACAAATTAACTCTGTTGATTTCCACAGCACTCACTGCAAGGTCCGCTACTCCACATATCCCGGCGTTGCCATGCGTGGTGTCCTCCGCAAGATCATCGACCGAGTCGACCCCAAGTCTATGCCCGCTCCTTCTATCCCTGAGGTCAGAAacgaggtcgagaagaacaCCGACGGCTCCGAGATCATCACACAGGCCTGGCTCTGGCCCCGTGTCGGCGAATACCTCATCCCCAACGACATCGTCGTCACTGAGACTGGTACCGCTAACTTCGGTATCTGGGACACTCGATTTCCCCGCAATGTCACCGCCCTCAGCCAAGTTCTCTGGGGCAGCATCGGCTGGTCCGTTGGTGCTTGCCAGGGTGCTGCCCTCGCTGCTAAGGATGCTGGCAAGGAAGGCCGAACAATTctctttgttggtgatggatcTTTCCAGTTGACCGCTCAGGAGCTAAGCACCATGATCCGACATCACCTCAAGCCCACAAT TTTCGTCATCTGCAACGATGGCTTCACCATTGAGCGATTCATTCACGGTATGGATGCTGTCtacaacgacatcaacaactggAAGTACAAGGACCTCGTCAGTGTCTTCGGTGGCGAGAAGACCTGCAAGACCTTccagatcaagaccaagactgagcTCAACGAGCTTCTCACCGACAAAGAGTTCAACGCTGCTGAGTGTTTGCAATTCGTCGAGCTCTACATGCCCAGAGAGGATGCTCCTCGCGCTCTCATCATGACTGCCGAGGCCAGTGCTAGGAACAACGCCAAGAAGCACTAA
- a CDS encoding related to P.falciparum dihydropteroate synthase yields MSDGAGKRKQGPGGNGPATKKSKGGSGGKWQTPHQKARKTEQVELGRTLEVNDAGIWVTYARGMKGKAITEFKNLCNEYGQSLFGVKPPNEDGDKDEDDEDSGDIEASIEKELASMAQPKPKAKQTFTPIGTGLDCVFFMKTVKPVDPLKLVTKASQDAKDCPDPMQRKTKYINRLTPIFDTDKATDKGIERVARSVMEPHFELKSASAEPAASEQDGEGSAACTYAIRYNIRNHTAFKSSEVIKKIADLVSPKHKVNLTSPDKVVLVEIFQTFCGVSVVDGKESEELKRYNLNELYKVALEDKKQKGKPEGEGVAEST; encoded by the exons ATGAGTGACGGAGCTGGAAAGCGAAAGCAGGGCCCAGGAGGCAATGGCCCAgccaccaagaagagcaaa GGAGGCAGTGGTGGTAAATGGCAAACGCCACACCAAAAAGCCAGGAAAACTGAGCAGGTCGAGCTTGGAAGGACTTTGGAGGTCAACGATGCTGGAATCTGGGTAACTTACGCGAGAGGAATGAAGGGCAAAGCGATTACGGAGTTTAAGAACCTTTGTAACGAG TACGGACAGTCACTGTTCGGAGTGAAGCCCCCGAACGAGGATGGAGAcaaggacgaggatgatgaagattcCGGTGATATTGAGGCGTCTATCGAGAAGGAGTTGGCCAGCATGGCACAGCCAAAGCCCAAGGCGAAGCAGACCTTCACACCCATTGGGACTGGCCTCGACTGCGTCTTCTTCATGAAGACCGTCAAGCCCGTTGATCCTCTCAAGCTTGTTACCAAGGCCTCTCAGGATGCCAAGGACTGCCCGGATCCTATGCAACGCAAGACCAAGTACATCAACCGCTTGACGCCTATCTTTGATACGGACAAGGCGACAGACAAGGGTATTGAACGCGTGGCCCGCAGCGTGATGGAGCCTCACTTTGAGCTCAAAAGCGCTTCCGCAGAGCCCGCTGCATCAGAGCAAGATGGTGAGGGGTCTGCAGCCTGCACG TACGCCATCAGGTATAACATCCGGAATCACACCGCCTTCAAGTCGAGCGAGgtgatcaagaagattgcGGACTTGGTCAGCCCTAAGCACAAGGTCAACCTGACGAGTCCCGACAAGGTGGTATTGGTTGAGATTTTCCAG ACGTTCTGCGGAGTCTCGGTTGTTGATGGCAAGGAGAGCGAGGAGCTGAAGCGTTACAATCTCAATGAGCTGTACAAGGTAGCCCTGGAGGATAAGAAGCAGAAGGGAAAGCCTGAAGGCGAGGGAGTCGCGGAATCAACGTAA